In Hermetia illucens chromosome 5, iHerIll2.2.curated.20191125, whole genome shotgun sequence, a single window of DNA contains:
- the LOC119657641 gene encoding uncharacterized protein LOC119657641 translates to MTTLITAVAALSAVLVVGASCPNGSTPHGVDNVAVEFKGMNTTTDSLLENSLAEVILNLRNQSLGCCPFGYTCYYTFGSRVPGDYIVGHADTRRSVIFPQDITVDVFYPESGCGKMISYVEIKTRQSLRSGDAYIAGGGIGQRFITVRVVARLTFFIDLVAAIYGY, encoded by the exons ATGACCACTTTAATAACAGCTGTTGCGGCTTTGTCCGCTGTCCTCGTGGTTGGAGCTTCGTGTCCAAACGGAAGCACCCCACATGGTGTTGATAACGTTGCAGTTGAATTTAAAGGGATGAATACAACGACGGACTCCCTATTGGAAAATTCTTTAGCTGAGGTGATTTTAAATTTGCGTAATCAGTCTTTGGGATGTTGTCCATTCGGATATACATGTTACTACACTTTTGGAAGTAGAGTTCCAG GCGATTATATAGTAGGACACGCTGACACCCGCAGATCAGTTATCTTTCCGCAGGACATTACCGTGGATGTATTTTACCCGGAATCAGGATGTGGGAAAATGATTTCGTACGTTGAAATTAAGACTAGACAGAGTTTGAGGTCTGGAGATGCTTACATAGCGGGTGGAGGCATTGGTCAACGTTTTATTACAGTTAGAGTTGTGGCGAGACTAACATTCTTTATAGACCTTGTGGCAGCAATTTATGGTTATTGA